The segment TCGCACCTCAAGGCCGGCCGCCCCTGCCCCATCGTCGTCAGCACGGCCAACTACAAGCCCCCGCCCGACACCCGCGCTCCCGCCGCCATGCGCGAGCTCACCGACGCCAACGACGCCCTCGCCCGCGAGCTCGCCGACCCCGGCGCGATCCGCGCCAGCCGCGTGACCCACGTGCACCCGTGGTTCGGCCCGCTCTCGTGCGAGGTGTGGGCCTGCTTCGGCCCCTTCCACCAGGCCCTGCACCTGCGGCAGGCGGACGCCATCGTCGCGGGTTTCTAAGAGAGCCGATCGCGCGAGCGATCGGGCCCATGTTCGAGCAGTCCCTTGCAGCACGAGGTTCACCGCCACGCGCAGGCGATTGTCACGCCAAAGCAGATGAGCATCGTTCACAACGACCTGGACTTCAACACGCTAATGTTCACGCGGCCGGCGGAGCCCTGAAACTGCAATCGGAGTGGCACGCTGTTGATACCCTGAGCGAATGAGCCGGCCGCGAGGTTGCTTCCACTGGCGCTGCGTACCCCCATCGGCCGCTGCGCTCATCGCTCTCCTCCTGCTAGCGGGCGTGTTCGGAGCACAACTGAGCATGGGCCGTTACGGGCTCGAGCTGAAACGCGGCACTCTGATCCTGGTTCATGCTACGCGCGATGTCGAGTGCCGCGGCGAGAAGTGGTTCTTTCCAGATTTCCCAAAGGTCACATTCGAGTTCCGTAGTTGGAGCGTCTGGCGCCCTCACCGGCAGACTCAGAGCGTCAGTTCAGCCCACATTCGACTGCCCCCATCGAGCGTCGATGCGATTGTCGTCCCCTTGTGGCCCTGGCTTGCAGTGACGCTTGTCGTCTGGATGGCCACAGCGGTTTGGATGAGGGTGCAATCCAGTGTCCGCGGACGGTGCGCGTCCTGCAGCTATGAACGTCGGGGTCTGCAGCCCGCCGCTCGATGCCCGGAGTGCGGCTCTATCCCGGACTCCGTCAAGCCTTCTTCCTGAACCGCTTCCGGCGCTCCTTGTCGCCCCCGCCGATCACCCCCAGGTCCAGCAGCACGCCCAATATCACGGCCGCCAAACCTAATCCGTGCACCCCACCCTGCGAGTTCACCGCCCACGCGTACGCCAGCGTCGTGAACGGCGCAAAGAAAAAGCCCAGGATCGGCCACAGCGCCGTCTGGAACGCCCGCCCCATGTAGTCCGTGAACAGGTACAGCAGCACCATCACGATGCGGGGGAAGAAGAACCCGATGATGGCGAAGAGGCAGGGCATAGGAAAAGCGGAAAGCGGAAACCGGAAAGCGGAGCAAGACTGTTGATGAGTCTACAAGCGGGTACGCGCCACGCCACGTTCTTCCGCTTTCCGCTTTCTGATTTCCGCTTTCACATCCAAAGCCGCACCACCACCCACGTCACCACCGCCGCGTACACGCCCGCGACGAGGTCGTCGATCAGCACCCCCCATCCCGCGTACAGCCGCTGCAACCCCCGCGCCGGCGGCGGTTTTACGATGTCCATCACGCGGAACGCGACGAAGGCCGTGAGCAGCGCCAGCAGCGCATCGGACCATTCCGGGTACCACACCGGCAGCACCAGCAGCGGCAGGCACTGCCCCGCCGTCTCGTCCGCCACGGCCTGCGACGGGTCCTTCTCCCCGAACCGCGCCTCCGCCCCATCCCCCTGCGCGACGCACGCGTAGCAGAACGCCACCAGCACGATCAGCAGCGCGAGCACGTACAACCCGCGCACGAGCGGGGCGTGCTCCGCCCCCACCACCCGCGCCACAAAGAAGAACGCCCCCGCCAGCAGCACCGGCGGCAAAGACCCCCACGTTCCCGA is part of the Phycisphaerales bacterium genome and harbors:
- a CDS encoding phosphatidylglycerophosphatase A produces the protein MNRPRVNWITVFGLGHMWPASGTWGSLPPVLLAGAFFFVARVVGAEHAPLVRGLYVLALLIVLVAFCYACVAQGDGAEARFGEKDPSQAVADETAGQCLPLLVLPVWYPEWSDALLALLTAFVAFRVMDIVKPPPARGLQRLYAGWGVLIDDLVAGVYAAVVTWVVVRLWM